Genomic window (Polaribacter batillariae):
ATAATGGTATTGTAAAAATACCCAATATAAATCGCAATTAAATTAACTGCAAATAAATACACGTTAAATAGCAAGCTTATTTGGTTTTTGTTTAAAACTATTATTAAGCTACTTATAGGATTAAAGGAGGTTCTGGCAAAAATTAGCATGGATAAAATGAAAACATATAACCTTAAATTTTCCCAGCCATTATTAAAATAGAGCTCTAAAACATACATTCCAATGGTGTTTATACAAACTAAAAAGCCAAATATTAAAAGTAAATTAGTGGTTACGATTTTTTTAGTAAGTCTATGTAATTCACTTTTATTGGTTTTAAAAAGCTCACTTGCTTTTTGAAAAAATACTTGAGATACAGAAGATGAAATTAAAAATAAAGGAGCTCCTAAAATTTTAAAACTAAAAAAATAAACACCAGCTTCTTTAGCGCCAAACACTGCAAGAATTAAAATAGGCATTAAATTATTTGCAAAACTATTTATAATGTTAGAAGGTAATAAGAATTTTATAATTGAAGAATTAGCCTTTACATCTCTTTTTATTTTGATGAAATTTGGTTTAATAATATTTTTTTTATTTTTTAAAAATAAAAAAAATAAAACTAAGAATTGAGAAATTAAAAAGCCGATAATTAATCCAAATAAATTAAATTTTTTGTATAAAATAAATTGCAAAAAAACAGTACCAATTGCTAAAAATATCTTGGAACTTGAAATTACAGTAAATTCTTTATTAAATGTAAAGAGATTAACATTTAATAAATTGTAAGAAAGTATCAATGTTCCTGGAACTACAAAGTATATCATATTTATTTCTTCTTGTTTATAAGTAATAAAGAAAGACGAAAAAAAGAAAACAACACAAGCAAAAGAAATTAGTACAAAAACTAAAAGCAGTAAAAAATTAAACCAATTAACACTTTCTATTTTATCTTTAGAAATGATAATACAATTGTCTAGCTGTAATGTGCTAATTATTGAAGAAATACTAGTAATACTTATAAAAACACCAAAAATACCATATGCTTCTTCTCCATAAAGTTTTGCAAGAAAAATAGCGCCCAAAATCGCTATAATTTGTGCAATTAAAGTTCCTTTAAACATAATTAGAATGTTTCTATAGAAAAAAGGTATGCGCTTTTTGTTTACATTTACAGCCAAAGAATTTCTTTTTTTTCAAATATAATGCAAATGAAACAGATAGAACACGTCTTCTTTGACTTGGATCACACTTTATGGGATTTTGATAAAAATTCTAATTTAACCTTTCAAAAAGTTTTCGAAATCAATAAGATTCAAGTAAATATTACAGATTTTAATCATTTATTAGATGGCGCATTCGAATTATTAGACTACTTACAAGGTAAATACCAATTGCATATTATTACAAATGGTTTCCAAGAGGTACAAAGTAAAAAAATGATCAACTCTAAAATAGACCATTATTTCGATAAAATAATTACGTCGGAATCTGTGGGAGTTAAAAAACCAAATCCAAAAGTTTTTAAATATGCCTTAGAATATGCAAATGCCGATATCGAAAAATCGATTATGATTGGCGATAATTTAGAAGCAGATGTCGAAGGTGCTTTAAATATTGGCCTAAAAGCCATACATTGTAATTTTAATAATTCTTCGATTACAAACCCAAAAATATCAACAGTTACTTCGTTATTAGAATTAAAACAATATCTTTAAACCTTTAAACCTTTAAACCTTTAAGCGTTTAAAAATAATACCCCACTTTTATGACAAAACTTAGAAAAACTTTTTTTTTAATCATTGCTCTATGCTTCTTTTCTTGTTACCAAAGTTTAGATTTCGATCAGCTAGAAGATTATGTAATAACACCTAGCTATACCACAGCTTTGGCTACTTTTTCTATTAATGCGTTGGCTTTAACTTCTCCTCCAGCAACAGAAATTACAGAAAAAACCAATTTTGAAATTTTTAAAAACACCTTTTTTAGAGATTACTCAGTTAGATTAGATTTCGAATTCGAGATCATTAACGAAATTAATAGAGATTTTGTTTTAGAAATAACCTTGTTAGACGAAAACGATTTTGAAATTTATCAATTACAAGATTTAAATATTTCGGCAAATGAAAGGGATTTTGAACAGAAAGAAATTATCGATATTATAGTAAACCCAAATGTAAAAGATTTTACACGTGTAGAAATTTTACTCCGATTACAAGACCCAACAATTCCTATAAGTACACTCGATAATGGTACTATAAAATTAAAGTCTGCAGCGACTATTTATTTAGAAAAATCTTTATAACATGAAAAAAGCACTTTTATTTTCTTCATTCTTATTAAGTTTTTTTGTAAACAGTCAAAACAAACAAGTTTTATACGATTTTGCAGAGTTGCCACAAACGTTATTATTAAATCCTGCCTTAGAAACAAATTATAAATTTCATGTTGGTGTTCCTTTACTTTCTGGAATTTCTTCGGAAATAGGGGTTACAAATTTTGCTTTGTCAGATCTTTTTTTACCAGATGCACGAAGTATCAATGATAAAGTTAACGAAGTATTAAATAGGCTAACTTTTAGAGATTATGCAAAGGTAAATGCACAAATAGAAGTATTAAATGCAGGTTTTAGGTATAATGATAAAACCTACTTTAGTTTTGGTTTTTATGGAGAAATAGATGGCATAGGTTACATTCCAAAAGATGCCATTAGATTGTTAAACGAAGGAAATGGAGCTTTTATAAATTCAAGTTTTAACGCTTCGCAAATCTTATATAAAATAGATGTTTTAGGAGTACTTCATGTAGGAATCACTAGAAAAATAGACGAAAAACTAACCATTGGTGGTCGTTTTAAGATCTATTCTTCT
Coding sequences:
- a CDS encoding lipopolysaccharide biosynthesis protein gives rise to the protein MAVNVNKKRIPFFYRNILIMFKGTLIAQIIAILGAIFLAKLYGEEAYGIFGVFISITSISSIISTLQLDNCIIISKDKIESVNWFNFLLLLVFVLISFACVVFFFSSFFITYKQEEINMIYFVVPGTLILSYNLLNVNLFTFNKEFTVISSSKIFLAIGTVFLQFILYKKFNLFGLIIGFLISQFLVLFFLFLKNKKNIIKPNFIKIKRDVKANSSIIKFLLPSNIINSFANNLMPILILAVFGAKEAGVYFFSFKILGAPLFLISSSVSQVFFQKASELFKTNKSELHRLTKKIVTTNLLLIFGFLVCINTIGMYVLELYFNNGWENLRLYVFILSMLIFARTSFNPISSLIIVLNKNQISLLFNVYLFAVNLIAIYIGYFYNTIIYTILTLAIFGGTGYLFLLLYFLNYLKKTASYNE
- a CDS encoding HAD family hydrolase — its product is MQMKQIEHVFFDLDHTLWDFDKNSNLTFQKVFEINKIQVNITDFNHLLDGAFELLDYLQGKYQLHIITNGFQEVQSKKMINSKIDHYFDKIITSESVGVKKPNPKVFKYALEYANADIEKSIMIGDNLEADVEGALNIGLKAIHCNFNNSSITNPKISTVTSLLELKQYL